One genomic window of Fusarium verticillioides 7600 chromosome 2, whole genome shotgun sequence includes the following:
- a CDS encoding hypothetical protein (At least one base has a quality score < 10) — protein sequence MSTNATKRKFNTLLQGLGSSSSKAANDTSAHETGSPSNRSTASPGSETRLSGADAELLQKRRRLGFPDSTAPRAGKKTNLSATLSAIVSRPTLAQDSSKRSTGGPARYAPTDRGDLLKRLGTFQEITDWTPKPDKVNEIEWAKRGWVCRGKETVRCLLCHRELVVKLNRKVVDGKEVPVLVASEIEDALVDKYADLIVTSHQDDCLWRKRGCDDSLLRLSLTNATTSLAALRERYDELLARKSFLPYEFNLRLPEELNLDDVLSHLPKDFFTKPPPAKEVEAQPNRVALSLALMGWQGLNNARIGAVPNSASCHTCLRRLGLWMFKSKEVGGNNEVLVPAPMDFLDPAREHRFFCPWANSETQKQAHSQKASGQVLPGWKVLLRTIANEAHLRSVYEGRSPARPRTERSMGAPSTPQRPGTAASINTPVQTPGSVGAGLDNVEEDEKERDVKDKERWARLKRVKSLFDTKGSRKLRHPISKSISRPGTATSTKSAKSNGGQAE from the exons ATGTCGACGAACGCAACGAAACGCAAATTCAATACCTTATTGCAGGGCTTAGGATCATCAAGCTCGAAAGCCGCCAACGACACGTCGGCGCACGAGACCGGCTCGCCATCAAATCgctcaactgcttctcctggCTCAGAAACTCGTCTATCCGGCGCAGATGCCGAATTACTTCAAAAGCGTCGAAGGCTAGGCTTTCCGGACTCAACAGCACCCAGAGCTGGCAAAAAAACAAACCTATCTGCGACCCTCTCTGCTATCGTTTCCCGACCTACACTAGCACAAGACTCGTCCAAGAGATCTACAGGGGGACCCGCGCGATATGCACCAACCGATCGAGGAGACCTTTTGAAAAGGCTCGGCACGTTCCAAGAAATAACAGACTGGACTCCAAAGCCGGATAAAGTGAACGAGATAGAATGGGCAAAGCGTGGATGGGTTTGTCGTGGCAAGGAAACTGTTCGATGCCTTCTCTGCCATCGAGAATTGGTCGTCAAACTCAATCGCAAGGTTGTGGATGGAAAGGAGGTTCCTGTTCTTGTGGCATCTGAGATAG AGGATGCATTGGTAGACAAGTATGCCGATCTCATTGTTACTTCACACCAGGACGATTGTCTCTGGCGTAAGCGGGGCTGTGATG ATTCCCTTCTCCGGTTGTCCTTAACCAATGCAACTACGAGTCTTGCGGCTTTACGTGAGCGCTATGATGAGCTGCTAGCGCGAAAATCATTCTTGCCCTATGAGTTCAACCTTCGATTGCCAGAGGAGTTAAACTTGGACGATGTTCTTTCGCATCTACCGAAAGACTTCTTCACCAAGCCCCCACCAGcaaaggaggttgaggccCAGCCAAACCGGGTCGCACTATCGCTTGCCTTGATGGGATGGCAAGGCCTCAATAACGCTCGTATCGGTGCGGTGCCAAACTCGGCATCATGCCATACCTGTCTCAGGCGACTAGGATTGTGGATGTTTAAGAGCAAGGAAGTGGGTGGGAATAATGAGGTTCTGGTACCGGCCCCTATGGACTTCTTGGACCCAGCTCGAGAGcatcgcttcttctgcccaTGGGCGAACTCTGAGACCCAGAAGCAGGCACATTCCCAGAAGGCTTCTGGGCAGGTTTTGCCAGGCTGGAAGGTGCTGTTGCGAACCATCGCAAATGAAGCACATCTTCGCAGTGTTTATGAGGGGCGTTCGCCTGCGAGACCGCGAACCGAACGATCAATGGGAGCACCATCTACACCTCAGAGGCCTGGAACGGCCGCATCCATCAACACACCAGTTCAGACCCCTGGTTCCGTTGGGGCAGGTCTTGacaatgttgaagaagatgagaaagagagagacgTAAAAGATAAGGAGAGATGggcgaggttgaagagagtCAAGAGTTTGTTTGATACGAAAGGGAGCAGGAAGCTGAGGCACCCGATAAGCAAGTCCATTAGTAGACCCGGAACTGCGACTTCGACAAAGTCGGCCAAATCAAATGGAGGCCAGGCGGAATGA
- a CDS encoding hypothetical protein (At least one base has a quality score < 10), producing MASAQASGAASHPYTCNTCQVAYRNIDLQKGHMKSDWHRYNLKRRVASLPPISSDVFTEKVLQARAVSSAEADKAYFERVCDICEKTYYSENAFQNHLSSQKHKAKEASSGQTVSGRADDETTSIVSSTFSLGEPIAPSQAEVDSDAEEEFSHVVEGLQKASITEQRPSPVKRPSHPQPSVPDAAQGDNDDNRASDSATPVPATQGPNLTLESCSVCNYTSPTIPLNTHHMERFHGMFIPEKKYLVDIDGLLKQLQDKIREHHQCLYCDKIKSSMFGIQTHMRDTGHCKIPYETERDQLDIGDFYDFRSTYSDDGEMSDDGSVANETSGGAKLGARRPSKLTGEDGAEVEEGEGADGWETDSSESSLDSADLTAVPAEGHIHQFERLEKHPHHSRQDPRQRHQADGWHSHAHKPTRAVFYDDYELHLPTGKSVGHRSLNKYFRQNLHNHPSAEERAERLAIESAETEQQGSTSDGQLVERETGSGSREMVPRGMAGMIGAPEQQKRRARRAEERGRTLEQVHTKQRDLAYGKKHNNHKNYYYREMGGG from the exons ATGGCGAGTGCCCAGGCGTCCGGTGCAGCCTCGCACCCATACACCTGCAACACCTGCCAAGTTGCGTATCGCAACATCGATCTGCAGAAGGGACACATGAAAAGTGATTGGCA TCGATACAATCTTAAACGCCGAGTTGCCTCGCTGCCTCCCATTTCTTCCGACGTCTTCACTGAGAAGGTTCTGCAGGCAAGGGCGGTGTCAAGCGCTGAAGCAGACAAAGCCTATTTCGAACGAGTATGTGACATCTGCGAAAAGACATACTACAGCGAGAATGCATTCCAGAACCACTTGTCAAGTCAGAAGCACAAGGCGAAGGAAGCCAGTAGTGGACAAACTGTTTCTGGTCGAGCTGACGATGAAACGACCTCGATCGTCAGCTCTACGTTCTCCCTCGGCGAACCTATTGCACCCAGCCAAGCAGAGGTTGATTCCGACGCCGAGGAAGAATTCagccatgttgttgaaggccTCCAGAAGGCGAGCATCACTGAACAAAGGCCATCTCCTGTCAAGCGTCCCTCACACCCCCAGCCTTCCGTCCCAGACGCTGCACAAGGCGATAATGACGACAACAGGGCCTCTGACTCAGCCACGCCTGTTCCTGCTACCCAGGGTCCCAACTTGACACTGGAATCATGTTCTGTCTGCAACTATACCTCTCCAACCATTCCTCTCAACACCCATCATATGGAACGCTTTCATGGCATGTTCATCCCCGAGAAGAAgtatcttgttgatatcgacgGCTTGCTCAAGCAACTCCAAGATAAAATCCGAGAGCACCATCAGTGCCTGTACTGTGACAAGATCAAATCGTCCATGTTTGGAATTCAGACACATATGCGCGATACAGGCCACTGCAAGATCCCCTACGAGACTGAGCGTGACCAGCTTGATATTGGGGATTTCTATGATTTCAGGAGTACCTACTCTGACGATGGGGAGATGAGTGACGATGGCTCGGTTGCGAACGAGACAAGTGGAGGAGCGAAGCTAGGGGCACGACGTCCTTCCAAGCTCACTGGGGAGGATggagctgaggttgaggagggcgaAGGGGCAGACGGTTGGGAGACGGATAGTTCAGAGTCGTCTTTGGACTCAGCTGATCTTACTGCCGTACCGGCTGAAGGCCATATTCACCAGTTCGAGCGCCTCGAAAAGCACCCACATCACTCACGACAAgatccaagacaaagacaccAAGCCGATGGCTGGCATTCTCACGCCCACAAACCTACCCGTGCCGTCTTTTATGACGATTACGAGCTTCACCTCCCTACCGGCAAGTCAGTTGGTCATCGTTCGTTGAACAAGTACTTCCGACAGAATTTGCACAACCACCCCTCGGCCGAGGAGCGAGCAGAGAGATTGGCTATCGAAAGCGCTGAGACCGAGCAACAGGGTTCGACTTCCGATGGCCAGCTCGTGGAGAGGGAGACGGGGTCTGGATCCCGTGAAATGGTACCGCGCGGAATGGCAGGCATGATTGGCGCACCTGAACAACAAAAGAGGCGAGCTCGCCGTGCAGAAGAACGAGGAAGAACCTTAGAACAAGTTCACACAAAGCAAAGGGACTTGGCCTACGGAAAGAAACACAATAACCATAAGAACTACTACTACCGTGAGATGGGTGGAGGTTGA
- a CDS encoding betaine-aldehyde dehydrogenase, whose amino-acid sequence MTFSSEIHTFHSGRPQPESSSKTNTFVSVDPSNAKPLATIYTTTPEQLNSTIAAAKAAFPTWSQTPAPRRAAILLKAAAILRERNDELALTETLDTGKPWSETSTVDVATGADVLEYYAHIAAGSFPGQNTRLRSDAFVLTTHEPLGVCAGIGAWNYPIQIALWKSAPCLAAGNCMVYKPSEVTPLHAQTLAQIYIEAGVPPGVFNVVYGDGIAVGAPLVAHTDIAKVSFTGQVSTGSKVASQAVKDMKGVTMELGGKSPLVILPGADVEEAADTAMVANFFSTGQVCTNGTRVFVPDTLLSQVEQAIVQRCREGIRMGLPQNKNTNFGPMVSAAQQEKVKMYIQHGRTVDKAKVLFDGSEEPSMMQPTSDGFWVHPVVFTNCTDNMRVVKEEIFGPVMCIMPYSTQGRPLQEWVSELIARANDTPMGLAAGVVSSDMGLAHEVVQKLDAGITWINTWGESPAEMPVGGWKMSGIGLENGHEGIAAYMRTKSTLVQLGKGACKGVFSKL is encoded by the coding sequence ATGACTTTCTCATCTGAGATTCACACTTTCCACTCGGGTCGCCCACAGCCTGAGTCCTCCTCAAAGACCAACACCTTTGTTTCCGTTGATCCAAGCAATGCAAAGCCGCTTGCTACTATCTACACTACCACCCCAGAACAGCTGAACTCTACCATTGCGGCGGCCAAGGCTGCCTTTCCAACATGGTCACAAACCCCAGCACCTCGCCGAGCTGCCATTCTTCTAAAGGCAGCCGCTATACTTCGCGAGCGCAATGACGAACTCGCGCTGACCGAGACCCTTGATACTGGCAAGCCTTGGTCGGAAACATCAACCGTTGACGTTGCAACTGGAGCTGACGTTCTCGAGTATTACGCACATATCGCTGCCGGCAGCTTCCCTGGTCAAAATACTCGTCTTCGTTCTGACGCTTTCGTTCTTACTACTCATGAGCCCTTGGGCGTTTGTGCTGGCATTGGTGCATGGAACTATCCCATCCAGATTGCTCTGTGGAAGTCGGCTCCATGTTTGGCTGCCGGCAATTGTATGGTGTACAAGCCAAGTGAAGTCACCCCTCTGCATGCCCAGACACTCGCTCAGATCTATATTGAGGCTGGTGTCCCTCCTGGTGTCTTCAATGTTGTCTATGGTGACGGTATCGCCGTTGGAGCCCCTCTTGTCGCACACACCGATATCGCCAAGGTCAGCTTCACTGGTCAAGTTAGCACAGGCAGTAAAGTTGCCAGCCAAGCTGTCAAAGACATGAAGGGTGTCACCATGGAACTGGGTGGTAAGAGTCCGCTTGTTATTCTCCCTGGCGCCGACGTCGAGGAAGCAGCCGACACTGCCATGGTAGCCAACTTCTTTTCCACCGGACAGGTGTGTACCAATGGCACCCGCGTCTTTGTCCCTGACACTTTGTTGAGCCAGGTTGAGCAAGCCATTGTCCAGCGATGTCGCGAGGGAATCCGCATGGGTTTACCTCAGAACAAGAATACCAACTTCGGACCCATGGTCAGCGCCGCGCAGCAagagaaggtcaagatgtACATCCAACACGGACGTACAGTTGATAAGGCGAAAGTTCTTTTCGACGGCTCAGAGGAGCCTAGCATGATGCAACCAACTTCTGACGGTTTCTGGGTTCACCCTGTCGTATTCACAAATTGCACTGACAATATGCGCGTTGTCAAGGAAGAGATCTTCGGCCCCGTCATGTGCATCATGCCATATAGCACCCAAGGACGCCCTCTACAAGAATGGGTGTCAGAGCTTATTGCCCGGGCCAACGATACCCCCATGGGTCTTGCTGCCGGGGTTGTATCATCTGATATGGGGCTGGCACATGAAGTTGTGCAAAAGCTTGACGCTGGAATCACTTGGATCAACACATGGGGTGAGTCGCCAGCCGAGATGCCTGTAGGCGGCTGGAAAATGAGCGGCATAGGACTGGAAAATGGTCATGAGGGCATAGCTGCCTATATGAGGACAAAGAGCACATTGGTACAACTTGGTAAGGGTGCTTGTAAGGGTGTATTTTCAAAGCTATAA
- a CDS encoding choline dehydrogenase: protein MTTEYLPASASSAYDYIIVGGGTAGCVLASRLSSYLPERKVLMIEAGPSDFGLNNVLNLREWLSLLGGDLDYDYPTTEQPNGNSHIRHSRAKVLGGCSSHNTLISFRPFRHDMDRWVAKGCKGWDFETVMRNVDNLRNQLNPVHPRHRNQLTKDWVKACSEAMGIPIIHDFNHEISEKGQLTQGAGFFSVSYNPDTGHRSSASVAYIHPILRGDERRPNLTVLTEAHVSKVIVENDVATGINVTLKSGEKHTLNARKEIILSAGAVDTPRLLLHSGIGPKGQLEDLKIPVVKDIPGVGENLLDHPETIIMWELNKPVPANQTTMDSDAGIFLRREPKNAAGNDGDAADVMMHCYQIPFHLNTERLGYPIIKDGYAFCMTPNIPRPRSRGRIYLTSADPTVKPALDFRYFTDPEGYDAATLVHGIKAARKIAQQSPFKDWLKEEVAPGPKIQTDEEISEYARRVAHTVYHPAGTTKMGDVERDEMAVVDPELKVRGISKLRIVDAGIFPEMPTINPMVTVLAVGERAAELIAQEEGWKPKHSRL from the coding sequence atGACTACTGAGTATCTTCCCGCTTCTGCCAGCTCCGCCTACGACTATATCATCGTAGGTGGTGGCACGGCTGGATGTGTTCTGGCTTCCCGCCTATCCTCCTACCTTCCTGAGCGCAAGGTTCTTatgattgaggctggccCTTCAGACTTCGGTCTCAACAATGTCCTGAACCTTCGCGAGTGGCTGTCtctccttggtggtgatctcGACTACGATTATCCCACAACTGAGCAGCCCAATGGCAACAGCCACATCCGACACTCACGTGCAAAGGTCCTCGGTGGATGCTCCTCTCACAACACTCTCATCTCTTTCCGTCCTTTCCGCCACGACATGGATCGTTGGGTCGCCAAAGGCTGCAAGGGCTGGGACTTCGAGACCGTTATGCGCAACGTTGACAACTTGCGCAACCAGCTGAACCCTGTTCATCCCCGTCACCGTAAccagctcaccaaggacTGGGTCAAGGCCTGCTCCGAGGCCATGGGCATTCCCATCATCCACGACTTCAATCACGAGATTTCCGAGAAGGGACAGTTGACCCAGGGTGCTGGtttcttctctgtctcttaCAACCCTGACACCGGCCACCGCAGCAGTGCTTCCGTCGCCTATATCCACCCTATCCTTCGTGGCGATGAGCGACGACCCAACTTGACTGTCCTCACTGAGGCCCATGTCTCAAAGGTCATCGTCGAAAATGACGTTGCCACTGGCATCAATGTCACTCTCAAGTCAGGCGAGAAGCATACTCTGAACGCCCGCAAGGAGATCATCTTGTCTGCTGGTGCTGTCGATACCCCcaggcttctcctccactctGGTATTGGACCTAAGGGCCAGCTTGAAGACCTGAAGATTCCTGTTGTCAAGGATATTCCAGGTGTCGGCGAGAACCTCCTGGACCACCCCGAGACCATTATTATGTGGGAGCTCAACAAGCCCGTTCCTGCTAATCAGACCACCATGGATTCCGATGCTGGTATTTTCCTGCGACGAGAGCCCAAGAACGCTGCTGGTAACGATggcgatgctgctgatgtCATGATGCACTGCTACCAGATTCCCTTCCACCTCAACACAGAGCGTCTAGGGTATCCTATCATCAAGGACGGTTATGCCTTCTGCATGACACCCAACATTCCCCGCCCTCGCTCACGTGGCCGCATCTACTTGACCTCAGCCGACCCTACTGTCAAGCCTGCTCTCGATTTCCGTTACTTCACAGACCCCGAGGGTTACGACGCTGCCACCCTGGTCCatggcatcaaggctgcCCGAAAGATTGCGCAGCAGAGCCCCTTCAAGGACTGGCTCAAGGAAGAAGTTGCCCCTGGTCCCAAGATCCAAACGGATGAGGAGATCAGCGAATATGCTCGCCGAGTTGCCCACACAGTGTACCACCCTGCCGGTACCACTAAGATGGGTGACGTTGAGCGCGATGAGATGGCGGTTGTTGACCCCGAGCTCAAGGTTCGTGGAATCAGCAAGCTCcgcattgttgatgctggtATCTTCCCCGAGATGCCAACAATCAACCCTATGGTGACTgtgcttgctgttggtgagcGTGCAGCTGAGCTTATTGCTCAAGAGGAGGGCTGGAAGCCGAAGCACTCCCGATTGTAA